From Plasmodium brasilianum strain Bolivian I chromosome 7, whole genome shotgun sequence, the proteins below share one genomic window:
- a CDS encoding cAMP-dependent protein kinase catalytic subunit produces the protein MIQFLKNLQLNKKKDSGDRAIAKRKNKMKYEDFNFIRTLGTGSFGRVILATYKNEDFPPVAIKRFEKSKIIRQKQVDHVFSERKILNYINHPFCVNLYGSFKDESYLYLVLEFVIGGEFFTFLRRNKRFPNDVGCFYAAQIVLIFEYLQSLNIVYRDLKPENLLLDKDGFIKMTDFGFAKVVDTRTYTLCGTPEYIAPEILLNIGHGKAADWWTLGIFIYEILVGCPPFYANEPLLIYQKILEGIIYFPKFLDNSCKHLMKKLLSHDLTKRYGNLKKGAQNVKEHPWFCNIDWPNLLNKKVEVPYKPKYKNVFDSSNFERVQEDLTVADKITNENDPFFDW, from the exons ATgatacaatttttaaaaaatttgcagttaaataaaaaaaaagatagcGGTGACCGAGCAATAgctaaaaggaaaaataaaatgaaatatgaaGACTTCAACTTTATTCGAACGCTTGGAACAG GTTCTTTTGGAAGAGTAATACTTGCAACATACAAAAATGAGGATTTCCCCCCTGTTGCCATTAAAAGATTTGAGAAAAGCAAAATTATAAGGCAGAAACAAGTTGATCATGTGTTTTCCGAAAGGaagatattaaattatataaatcatCCCTTCTGT GTAAATCTATATGGATCTTTTAAGGATGAGTCTTATTTATATCTTGTTCTAGAGTTTGTAATAGGTGGAGAATTTTTCACATTCctaagaagaaataaaagatttCCTAATGATGTTGGATGTTTTTATGCAGCTcaaattgttttaatatttgagTATTTGCAAAGTTTAAACATTGTTTATAG AGATCTGAAGCCAGAGAATTTACTACTTGATAAGGACggctttataaaaatgactGATTTTGGATTTGCTAAGGTCGTTGACACAAGAACATATACTTTGTGTGGTACACCTGAGTATATAGCTCCAGAAATTTTGTTAAACATAGGACACGGGAAAGCA GCTGACTGGTGGACGTTgggaatatttatatacgaGATTTTAGTTGGATGCCCCCCTTTTTACGCAAACGAacctttattaatttatcagAAAATTTTAGAGGGCATAATTTATTTCCCCAAATTTTTAGATAATAGCTGCAAACATTTAatgaagaaattattatcacatgatttaacaaaaagatatggaaatttaaaaaaaggggcTCAAAATGTGAAAGAACATCCATGGTTTTGTAATATCGATTGGcctaatttattaaataaaaaagttgaaGTTCCATATAAAcccaaatataaaaatgtctTTGATTCATCGAATTTCGAAAGAGTACAAGAAGACCTAACAGTCGCtgataaaattacaaatgaaaatgatCCATTCTTTGATTGGTGA
- a CDS encoding hypothetical protein (conserved Plasmodium protein) — protein sequence MRNEEYNNPSTQSMHGDTRKLISDSNVHNNLEQKMSKYNYKDFKTENQIFFNSLSRMNSMYSRILTNSNSFDLFDTLLKRDSSSKYSKCNSILNWKQLSKRISTNKDEHIDRKEEYVSRQENEINKGVSSLRGQDFCPFNFMIASFNNLVILKNNTFDKSFTGYGQSFSSFKNRKLIKCKTFKLDRKKKKKKKKKKFYKNETKKVYDINFKKNVYNQIGKKQKVGLIREKIKSDDEIFFLNSSLKNACNLEHISSSTFYCQVGNTVERQISGETSQLEKISLEKRRVDQNHVEQNRIEQNRIEQNRIEQNRVEQNRVEQNRVEQNHVEQNRVEQNRVEQNRVEQNRVEQNRIEQIREEYMKYISLSIKRQEEKMECLAKNVDHLLDVIELLLYKRMKEIFLLKEDICSKDRYKEICPDVFYFSDNDDLLETMDRKFRFLPKIPAKENLTPYYGPSSSDIFGKHYFTYKYFYKIIKVDVKLYKLPDPYNNSFNKFYDQNYKYNYSFDLLKYNKMEKPCMNKHNIRKANKMEATKRNGNFPFFISTNALEESKKKKKKKNIGYTNIDKIPEDLIHLLNYKNIIIT from the exons atgcgGAATGAGGAATATAATAATCCGAGTACACAATCCATGCACGGAGACACAAGAAAACTAATAAGCGATTCAAATGTGCATAATAATCTGGAGCAGAAAATGTCGAAATACAACTATAAAGATTTTAAAACAGaaaatcaaatatttttcaactCCCTCTCTAGAATGAATAGTATGTACAGTAGAATTCTAACAAACAGCAATTCCTTCGATCTATTTGATACCCTTTTGAAAAGAGACTCCTCAtctaaatattcaaaatgtaACAGCATATTAAATTGGAAACAACTGAGTAAACGTATTTCTACAAATAAGGATGAACATATCGATAGAAAGGAAGAGTACGTTTCCAGACAGGAAAATGAAATCAACAAAGGCGTTTCCTCCTTAAGAGGACAAGATTTTTGtccatttaattttatgattGCAAGCTTTAATAATCTAGTCATTCTTAAGAACAATACTTTTGACAAAAGTTTTACTGGATATGGTCAAAGTTTTAGTAgctttaaaaatagaaaattaataaaatgtaaaacgtTCAAATTAgatcgaaaaaaaaaaaaaaaaaaaaaaaaaaaaaagttttataaaaacgaaaccaaaaaagtttatgacataaattttaaaaaaaatgtatataatcaaattgggaaaaaacaaaaagtagGATTAATacgagaaaaaataaaatccgATGacgaaatttttttcttaaatagttctttaaaaaatgcatGTAACCTCGAGCATATCTCATCATCGACATTTTACTGCCAAGTGGGCAACACTGTTGAAAGGCAAATTAGCGGAGAGACAAGTCAATTGGAAAAAATCAGCTTAGAAAAAAGGCGAGTAGATCAAAACCATGTAGAACAGAACCGCATAGAACAGAACCGCATAGAACAGAACCGCATAGAACAGAACCGCGTAGAACAGAACCGCGTAGAACAGAACCGCGTAGAACAGAACCACGTAGAACAGAACCGCGTAGAACAGAACCGCGTAGAACAGAACCGCGTAGAACAGAACCGCGTAGAACAGAACCGCATAGAACAGATACGAGAAGAGTATATGAAATACATCTCCCTTTCTATTAAAAGACAAGAAGAGAAGATGGAGTGCTTAGCAAAAAACGTAGATCATCTTTTAGATGTAATTGAACTTTTACTGTATAAACGAATGAAagaaattttccttttaaagGAGGATATCTGCAGCAAAGACagatataaagaaatatgcCCAGACGTTTTTTACTTCAGTGATAATG ATGACCTACTAGAAACGATGGACCGAAAATTTAGATTTTTGCCAAAGATCCCAGCCAAAGAAAACTTAACTCCTTATTATGGTCCTTCCTCCTCTGACATCTTTggaaaacattattttacttataaatatttttataaaataattaaagtggatgtaaaattgtataaattaCCTGATCCGtataataatagttttaataaattttatgatcaaaattacaaatataattactcttttgatttattaaaatataacaaaatggaaaaaccATGTATgaataaacataatattagAAAGGCAAATAAAATGGAAGCGACAAAAAGAAACGgaaattttccatttttcatttctacTAATGCACTAGaagaatcaaaaaaaaaaaaaaaaaaaaaaaatatagggTATACgaatatagataaaataCCTGAAGATTTGATTCATCTTTTgaactataaaaatataattattacttaa
- a CDS encoding V-type proton ATPase subunit E, whose protein sequence is MALDDAEAQKQIQQMVNFILNEAKDKAHEIEAKALEDFNIEKLRIVQKMKEKIRLEFQKKAKQMEVKRSISRSSAINKARLKKMCAKDQVFKEIYKISSDRLGELYKDKEKYKNLIIDLIVQSLYYMQEPHVIVRCRDIDKSIVESSLNEAVQKYNDKLKKQFNITKSVKIEIDKSGNYLPPPPSNENEGNSCLGGIILTTPNRKINCDNTLDVRLKLAIEYCTPEIKRMFFETL, encoded by the exons ATGGCTTTA GACGATGCAGAAGCGCAGAAGCAAATACAGCAAATGGTAAACTTCATCCTAAATGAAGCTAAAGATAAAGCGCATGAAATCGAGGCCAAGGCACTAGAAGATTTTaacatagaaaaattaagaatagTCCAAAAGATGAAGGAGAAAATAAGACTAGAGtttcaaaaaaaagcaaaacagATGGAAGTGAAAAGATCAATTAGTCGTTCTTCAGCTATTAATAAAGCTagacttaaaaaaatgtgtgcAAAGGATCAagtttttaaagaaatttataaaataagtagTGATAGATTAGGGGAATTGTACAAAGATaaagagaaatataaaaatcttATAATAGATTTGATTGTTCAgtcattatattatatgcaaGAACCACATGTTATAGTCCGTTGTAGAGATATTGATAAGTCTATTGTTGAAAGTTCTTTAAATGAAGCagttcaaaaatataatgacaaattaaaaaaacaatttaatattaccaaaagtgtaaaaatagaaattgaCAAATCAGGCAATTATTTACCTCCACCACCctcaaatgaaaatgaaggAAATTCATGCCTTGGTGGAATTATTTTAACCACACCAAATAGGAAAATAAACTGTGATAACACTTTGGACGTCCGTCTCAAGCTTGCTATAGAATACTGTACTCcagaaattaaaagaatgttTTTCGAAACTCTATAA
- a CDS encoding UBX domain-containing protein: protein MEVTKVTNEKEAKEIIKTCQGNLECVYLVHNNVIVRWAEAISTYLSKVDFQNLDEVEMEKEKIVSTPMGFPEDSQGSVRQRRAQEEGCKDNICERSGEKIERTNFLYILNHIGRIICPFFKNICNIITTCFKLLSTYILSSDKENTFTMYYENMYGEKHVNFFKGTLSEAINKSKKEEKLLLVYLHIENNESSYFCNSVFNNEDIKLFFDENCILYAQDISTGDIKELSDIMNVFILPQISIILTCYVKEYKELSIIYGTPDISHIINCVTHCIEQMQMKKENINNLKNKNYNDRLIREEQDREYQEALRKDKLKEEEKKKKENEKFNKLELKKDIKKKRQEKINKFPLPIKENEQVTKICIRLPNGIKIQNNFSVNHTLEDVYDWAECYEFLADRNSSTSNTNRNSSSNNNNNSNSSCNNNNNSNSSCNNNNNSNSSCNNNNNSSCNTIGGNNNVSIPYKFELICGHTKSVLQKTKNKIKEYDLYPNAVLNMKSKDSSDEE, encoded by the exons ATGGAAGTGACTAAGGTGACAAATGAAAAGGAGGcaaaggaaataataaaaacatgtcAAGGGAATTTAGAA TGTGTGTACCTTGTacataataatgtaattgTCCGGTGGGCG GAAGCAATAAGTACGTACCTTAGCAAAGTGGATTTCCAGAATTTAGATGAGGTAGAaatggaaaaggaaaaaata GTATCCACTCCAATGGGTTTTCCAGAAGATAGCCAAGGCAGTGTAAGACAGAGGAGAGCACAGGAAGAAGGATGCAAAGATAATATTTGTGAAAGGAGTGGTGAGAAGATAGAAAGGACAAATTTCTTGTATATCCTTAATCATATAGGGAGAATAATatgtcctttttttaaaaatatttgtaatatcaTTACTACTTGTTTTAAATTGTtgagtacatatattttaagttcagataaagaaaatactTTCACGAtgtattatgaaaatatgtatggtgaaaaacatgtaaattttttcaaaggGACTTTAAGTGAAGcaataaataaatcaaaaaaagaggaaaaattattattggtttatttacatatagaaaataatgaaagctcttatttttgtaattcagtttttaataatgaggatataaaattattttttgatgaaAATTGCATTTTATATGCACAGGATATATCAACAGGTGATATAAAAGAGTTAAGTGATATTATGAATGTTTTTATCCTTCCACAAATTAGTATTATATTAACATGTTatgtaaaagaatataaagaatTGTCCATCATTTATGGTACACCAGATATTAGtcatattattaattgtGTTACTCATTGTATTGAACAAatgcaaatgaaaaaagaaaatataaataatttgaaaaataaaaattataatgataGACTTATTAGAGAAGAACAAGATAGGGAGTATCAAGAAGCATTGagaaaagataaattaaaagaagaggagaagaaaaaaaaagaaaacgaaaaattCAACAAATTGGAGttgaaaaaagatataaagaaaaagagacaagaaaaaattaacaaatttcCCTTACCCATTAAGGAAAACGAACAAgttacaaaaatatgtatacgcTTGCCGAACGGCattaaaattcaaaataattttagtgTCAATCACACCCTAGAGGATGTGTACGACTGGGCAGAGTGTTATGAGTTCTTGGCGGATAGAAATAGTAGTACCAGCAATACCAACAGGAATAGCAGTAGtaacaacaacaataacaGCAATAGCAGTTGtaacaacaacaataacaGCAATAGCAGTTGtaacaacaacaataatagcaatagcagttgtaacaacaacaataatagCAGCTGCAATACCATTGGCGGTAATAACAATGTTAGTATTCCCTACAAATTCGAGCTCATCTGTGGTCATACCAAATCAGTGCTACAGAAaaccaaaaataaaataaaagagtatGATTTGTACCCTAACGCAGTTCTTAACATGAAGTCAAAAGACTCATCAGATGAGGAGTGA